A single region of the Blattabacterium sp. (Cryptocercus kyebangensis) genome encodes:
- a CDS encoding ferritin, with amino-acid sequence MFGKKIQVELEKQLNRELKSSQLYLSMASWVEHRYGGLDGICNFLYDHSDEERGHMLKLIKYINKRGGYVDFFNKSKYYIVEKISYSSLMDLFHKLFEHEKKISSKINSLVELSLQEKDFFTYNFLQWYVEEQIEEESLIKKILDKIELIGEDKGGLYLFNHDIKNFYNKVEKKTR; translated from the coding sequence ATGTTTGGTAAAAAAATACAAGTAGAATTAGAAAAACAATTAAATAGAGAATTAAAATCTTCTCAATTATATTTATCTATGGCTTCTTGGGTTGAACATAGATATGGGGGTCTTGATGGTATCTGTAATTTTTTGTATGATCATTCAGATGAAGAAAGAGGACATATGTTGAAATTAATAAAATATATCAATAAAAGAGGAGGATATGTGGATTTTTTTAATAAAAGTAAATATTATATTGTTGAAAAAATTTCATATAGTTCTTTGATGGATTTATTTCATAAATTATTTGAACATGAAAAAAAAATTTCTTCAAAAATTAATTCTTTAGTTGAATTATCATTACAGGAAAAAGATTTTTTTACTTATAATTTTTTACAATGGTATGTAGAAGAACAAATAGAAGAAGAATCTTTAATAAAAAAAATATTGGATAAAATTGAATTAATTGGAGAAGATAAGGGTGGATTATATTTATTTAATCATGATATCAAAAATTTTTATAATAAAGTGGAAAAAAAAACTAGGTAA
- the fsa gene encoding fructose-6-phosphate aldolase yields the protein MKFFIDTANLEEIKKAKIFGVLNGVTTNPSLMSKEFIKKKDIYDHYISICHLLDDENGDVSAEIISTNYMDMIEEGEKLSLLHPKIVVKIPMIKDGIKAIKYLSKKNIKTNCTLVFSSGQALLAAKSGSSYVSPFLGRLDDLSYNGLNLIREIKTIYDNYHFKTKILAASIRNPLQIIECSKIGIYAVTSPLKIILSLFYHPLTKIGLKKFLEDYKNIFN from the coding sequence ATGAAATTTTTTATAGATACAGCTAATTTAGAAGAAATAAAAAAGGCAAAAATATTTGGAGTATTAAATGGAGTGACAACAAATCCATCTTTAATGTCAAAAGAATTTATCAAAAAAAAGGATATTTATGATCATTACATATCTATTTGTCATCTTTTAGATGATGAAAATGGAGATGTAAGTGCAGAAATAATCAGTACAAATTATATGGATATGATTGAAGAAGGAGAAAAACTTTCACTTTTACATCCAAAAATTGTTGTAAAAATACCGATGATTAAAGATGGAATTAAAGCTATAAAATATTTATCAAAAAAGAATATTAAAACCAATTGTACTTTAGTCTTTTCATCTGGGCAAGCACTTTTGGCTGCAAAATCGGGATCTAGCTATGTTTCCCCATTTTTAGGAAGATTAGATGATTTATCATATAATGGATTAAATTTAATAAGAGAAATCAAAACTATTTATGATAATTACCATTTCAAAACAAAAATTTTAGCAGCTTCAATACGTAATCCATTACAAATTATAGAATGTTCTAAAATAGGAATATATGCAGTAACATCTCCATTAAAAATAATTCTATCTTTATTTTACCATCCATTAACAAAAATAGGATTGAAAAAATTTTTAGAAGATTACAAAAATATTTTTAATTGA
- a CDS encoding RNA recognition motif domain-containing protein, whose product MDYTKLYVGNLSYDMTEQELKEYFESIGEVINAKIIFDESTSNKRSKGFGFIEMSNKENAKQAIEKLNGTEFMGRNIIVSVARPRIKRD is encoded by the coding sequence ATGGATTATACGAAATTATACGTTGGTAATTTATCTTATGATATGACAGAACAAGAATTAAAAGAATATTTTGAATCTATAGGAGAAGTTATTAACGCCAAAATTATTTTTGATGAATCTACTTCTAATAAAAGAAGCAAAGGATTTGGATTTATAGAGATGTCTAATAAAGAAAATGCAAAACAAGCCATAGAAAAATTGAATGGAACAGAATTTATGGGAAGAAATATTATTGTTTCTGTGGCTAGACCAAGAATAAAAAGGGATTAA
- the lpdA gene encoding dihydrolipoyl dehydrogenase, translating to MNFDVIVLGSGPGGYVASIRAAQLGMKTAIVERESLGGICLNWGCIPTKSILNSAKTLQEIKKNKKLFGIHQIKVDFSQIIFKSRNVVDKMRKRISFLMKKNGIHVINGEAKLKKGKKIEIFRNKKKMEECYASHIIIATGGKPKIEEKFQQNEKKIIGYREALSLSRLPRKMIIIGSGSIGLEFSYFYHSMGTEVILIELCPKLFPSGDEEISDQLKSTFDKVGIKSYVSSFIKRIDYTEKGIVVNIKTPKKDITIEAEIALSAIGTIPNINIGLEEIGIQTKGGFIVVDEKYRTNIEGYYAVGDVIEGPSLAHVASHEAISCIENIKGLNPQRIDYDNIPKCIYCSPEIASVGYTEKQAKEKGYQIKVGKFPFHAIGKAICDENTEGFVKVIFDEKYDEWLGCHMIGNNVSDLISEVVVARKLESTNYEIMGSVHPHPSLSESILESIFHAYGKSIHL from the coding sequence ATGAATTTTGATGTTATTGTTTTAGGTAGTGGCCCTGGTGGTTATGTTGCATCTATACGAGCTGCACAACTGGGAATGAAAACAGCTATAGTAGAGAGAGAATCTTTGGGTGGAATATGTTTGAATTGGGGATGTATACCCACAAAATCCATTTTAAACAGCGCAAAAACTTTACAAGAAATAAAAAAAAATAAAAAATTATTTGGTATTCATCAAATAAAAGTTGATTTTTCTCAAATAATTTTTAAAAGTAGAAATGTAGTGGATAAAATGAGAAAAAGAATTTCATTTTTAATGAAAAAAAATGGAATACATGTTATCAATGGAGAAGCAAAATTAAAAAAAGGGAAAAAAATTGAAATTTTTAGAAATAAAAAAAAAATGGAGGAATGTTATGCTTCGCATATTATTATAGCTACAGGTGGAAAACCTAAAATTGAAGAAAAATTTCAACAAAATGAAAAAAAAATTATAGGATATAGAGAGGCCCTCTCTCTTTCTAGATTACCAAGAAAAATGATTATTATTGGTTCCGGTTCTATTGGATTGGAATTTTCTTATTTCTATCATTCTATGGGAACTGAAGTCATTCTTATAGAACTTTGTCCTAAACTTTTTCCAAGTGGAGATGAAGAAATATCTGATCAATTAAAATCTACTTTTGATAAAGTAGGAATTAAAAGTTATGTTTCTTCTTTTATAAAAAGAATAGATTATACTGAAAAAGGAATTGTAGTTAATATTAAAACTCCTAAAAAGGATATTACTATAGAAGCAGAAATAGCTCTTTCTGCAATTGGAACTATTCCAAATATAAACATAGGATTGGAAGAAATTGGAATTCAAACAAAAGGTGGATTTATAGTAGTAGATGAAAAATATAGGACAAATATAGAAGGTTATTATGCTGTTGGAGATGTAATAGAAGGACCGTCATTAGCACATGTTGCCTCACATGAGGCAATTTCATGTATTGAAAATATAAAAGGATTAAATCCTCAAAGAATAGATTATGATAATATTCCAAAATGTATTTACTGTTCTCCAGAAATTGCCTCCGTAGGTTATACTGAAAAACAAGCTAAAGAAAAAGGGTATCAAATTAAAGTTGGAAAATTTCCTTTTCATGCCATTGGAAAGGCTATCTGTGATGAAAATACAGAAGGATTTGTTAAGGTTATTTTCGATGAAAAATATGATGAATGGTTAGGTTGTCATATGATTGGAAATAACGTATCGGATCTTATTTCTGAAGTCGTAGTTGCTAGAAAATTGGAATCAACTAATTATGAAATAATGGGAAGTGTTCATCCTCATCCTTCATTAAGTGAATCTATCCTTGAATCTATTTTTCATGCTTATGGAAAATCCATTCATCTGTAA
- the pncB gene encoding nicotinate phosphoribosyltransferase: MNEFPILSSLLDNDFYKFTMQNAVIKLFPLVKAKYKFINRGKHSFPKNFSNSLKENLDKMAHLKLSKKERFFLEKNCPYLDTAYLDFLNKYQYNPKEVNISQKGKDIQIHIEGLWYRTILWEVPLMAIISELYYQLTGANRISNKKIILLTKKKLNKYKKLNIKIGEYGTRRRYSYQIHKLVLKFLKKEGSSSFIGSSNVHLSHILSIKPIGTHGHEWIMFHAAKYGYNIADKIAMKNWLNIYGKNLGIALSDTYTTPIFFKNFDQKLANIFEGIRHDSGDPISFTEETIKHYKKFKINPLQKKIIFSDNLNPYKVANISSFCKNKITPFFCIGTNFTNDVGPTSMNIVIKMVKAIPKKKWISVVKLSNVKEKSTGDKKMIFYAKKILQIP, encoded by the coding sequence ATGAATGAATTTCCTATTTTATCGTCTTTATTAGACAATGATTTTTACAAATTTACTATGCAAAATGCTGTAATAAAATTATTTCCTTTAGTAAAAGCTAAATATAAATTTATAAATCGTGGAAAGCATTCTTTTCCAAAAAATTTTTCCAATTCTTTAAAAGAAAATCTTGATAAAATGGCACATCTAAAACTATCAAAAAAGGAGAGATTTTTTTTAGAAAAAAATTGTCCTTATTTGGATACTGCTTATCTTGATTTTTTAAATAAATACCAATATAATCCAAAAGAAGTTAATATATCTCAAAAAGGAAAAGATATACAAATTCATATAGAAGGTTTATGGTATAGAACTATTTTATGGGAAGTTCCTTTAATGGCTATTATATCTGAATTATATTATCAATTAACAGGAGCAAATCGTATTTCAAATAAAAAAATTATTCTTTTAACGAAAAAAAAATTAAATAAATATAAAAAATTAAATATCAAAATTGGAGAATATGGAACTAGAAGAAGATACTCATATCAAATACATAAATTAGTTTTAAAATTCTTAAAAAAAGAAGGATCTTCTTCTTTTATAGGTAGTAGTAATGTACATTTATCTCATATTCTATCAATAAAACCTATTGGAACTCATGGCCATGAATGGATTATGTTCCATGCAGCTAAATATGGATATAATATAGCAGATAAAATTGCTATGAAAAATTGGTTAAATATATATGGAAAAAATTTAGGAATAGCCTTATCTGATACATATACTACCCCAATCTTTTTTAAGAATTTTGATCAAAAATTAGCAAATATTTTTGAAGGGATTAGACATGATAGTGGAGATCCTATTTCCTTTACTGAGGAAACTATAAAACACTATAAAAAATTTAAAATAAATCCATTACAAAAAAAAATTATATTTTCCGATAATCTTAATCCATATAAAGTAGCTAACATTTCCTCTTTCTGTAAAAATAAAATAACCCCCTTCTTTTGTATAGGAACAAATTTTACTAATGATGTTGGCCCAACCTCAATGAATATCGTTATTAAAATGGTAAAAGCTATTCCAAAAAAAAAATGGATATCTGTTGTAAAACTTTCCAATGTGAAAGAAAAATCCACAGGAGATAAAAAAATGATTTTTTACGCTAAAAAAATACTTCAAATTCCATAA
- the miaB gene encoding tRNA (N6-isopentenyl adenosine(37)-C2)-methylthiotransferase MiaB gives MNEKKFSILKKIFFYIESYGCQMNISDTEIVISILLKNGFFFTENLKIANIILLNSCSIRNKVEITIKNRLQRLKYLKKEKPTLFGILGCLSNSMKKKFSNSDLIDFTIGPDFYKKIPSIIRLSMEGKKTFHNTFLDKKETYSNIDPFRKKNKITSFLSITRGCDNMCTFCIVPFTRGREKSRDPYSIIKECENLYQKGFKEVTLLGQNVDSYLWFGSDGFKKTIYKKIYTENKKIIDFSNLLDLLAVEIPFMRIRFSTSNPHDMSPKVIETISKHSNICKHIHLPVQSGSNKILKLMNRKYTREKYLFLIKKIRSIIPECSISHDIMTGFCNEDEKDHQQTISLMNEVKYNYGYMFSYSPRPGTYSYKKLKDNVPEFIKKKRLKEIIDLQKNHSIFQMKKYIGKIQEVLIEGESKKNNQYWYGRNTQNIVIVFPKKTYKIGETVFIKIIDCTSATLIGKEQEK, from the coding sequence ATGAATGAAAAAAAATTTAGTATCCTAAAAAAAATTTTTTTTTATATAGAAAGTTATGGATGTCAAATGAATATTTCTGATACTGAAATAGTTATTTCTATATTATTAAAAAATGGATTCTTTTTTACAGAAAATTTAAAAATAGCAAATATAATATTATTAAATTCTTGTTCTATAAGAAATAAAGTAGAAATAACTATAAAAAATAGATTACAAAGATTAAAATATTTAAAAAAAGAAAAACCTACATTATTTGGTATTTTAGGATGTTTATCTAACTCAATGAAAAAAAAATTTTCAAATAGTGATCTGATAGATTTTACAATTGGACCAGATTTTTATAAAAAAATACCCAGTATAATTCGTTTATCTATGGAAGGGAAAAAAACTTTTCATAATACTTTTTTAGATAAAAAAGAAACCTATTCCAATATAGATCCATTTAGAAAAAAAAATAAAATAACATCTTTTTTGAGTATAACAAGAGGATGTGATAATATGTGTACTTTTTGTATAGTTCCCTTTACAAGGGGAAGAGAAAAAAGTCGTGATCCTTATTCTATAATTAAAGAATGTGAAAATCTATATCAAAAAGGATTTAAAGAAGTAACTCTTTTAGGTCAAAATGTAGATTCTTATTTATGGTTTGGTAGTGATGGATTCAAAAAAACAATTTATAAAAAAATATACACTGAAAATAAAAAAATAATAGATTTTTCTAATCTTTTAGATTTATTAGCTGTAGAAATTCCTTTTATGAGAATTCGTTTTTCTACTTCTAATCCACATGATATGTCTCCGAAAGTAATAGAAACAATATCAAAACATTCAAATATTTGTAAACATATTCATTTACCAGTTCAATCTGGTAGCAATAAAATATTAAAATTAATGAATAGAAAGTATACTCGAGAAAAATATCTTTTTTTAATCAAAAAAATTAGGTCTATAATTCCTGAATGTTCTATATCTCACGACATTATGACTGGATTTTGTAATGAAGACGAAAAGGATCATCAACAAACGATTAGTTTAATGAATGAAGTAAAATATAATTATGGTTATATGTTCTCTTATTCTCCTAGACCTGGAACTTATTCCTATAAAAAATTGAAGGATAATGTTCCAGAATTTATAAAAAAAAAACGATTAAAAGAAATTATTGATCTTCAAAAAAATCATTCCATTTTTCAAATGAAAAAATATATAGGAAAAATTCAAGAAGTTTTAATAGAAGGAGAATCTAAAAAAAACAATCAATATTGGTATGGAAGAAATACACAAAATATTGTAATAGTTTTTCCAAAGAAAACTTATAAAATAGGAGAAACCGTTTTTATAAAAATAATAGATTGTACATCTGCTACATTAATAGGAAAGGAACAGGAAAAATAA
- a CDS encoding outer membrane protein assembly factor BamD produces MNNKKTIFLLLFVIIGCYDGQHLLLLKDSDLSNNSGKHPNHISKWSPHFYKNENEIPVLKNILKKLNLFSKKKYLGKNYEENESFKRGFTYYLDSLNFDLDQKKTKEAIEVLNKFIKEYPNSSKSAEVNDILNELSKKLEKKNYYIANTYFFMKKYKASLIYFQDFLNNFPKSDLREDVLYKICLIAYKLSIKNGNYSNFIEEYHRYVESYPNSPNIKKLKIFYEKLLK; encoded by the coding sequence ATGAATAATAAAAAAACAATTTTTTTATTATTATTTGTAATAATTGGATGTTATGATGGACAACATTTATTGTTGTTAAAAGATTCGGATTTGTCTAATAATTCTGGAAAACATCCGAATCATATATCAAAATGGAGTCCTCATTTTTATAAAAATGAAAATGAAATTCCGGTATTAAAAAATATTTTGAAAAAATTGAATCTATTTTCAAAAAAAAAGTATTTAGGAAAAAATTATGAAGAAAATGAATCGTTTAAACGTGGATTTACTTATTATCTTGACTCTTTAAATTTCGATTTGGATCAAAAGAAAACTAAAGAGGCAATTGAGGTATTAAATAAATTCATTAAAGAATATCCAAATAGTTCAAAATCAGCAGAAGTTAATGATATTTTAAATGAATTATCAAAAAAACTTGAAAAAAAAAATTATTATATTGCTAATACATATTTTTTCATGAAAAAATATAAGGCTTCTTTAATTTATTTTCAAGATTTTTTAAACAATTTTCCAAAAAGTGATCTTAGAGAAGACGTTTTATACAAAATTTGCTTAATTGCATATAAACTTTCTATTAAAAATGGAAACTATTCTAATTTTATTGAGGAATATCATAGATATGTAGAATCATATCCTAATTCTCCTAATATAAAAAAATTAAAAATATTTTATGAAAAATTATTAAAATAA
- the dapA gene encoding 4-hydroxy-tetrahydrodipicolinate synthase produces MKKLYGTGVALVTPFKRNGKIDFNGIGKILKYIENKVDYLVILGTTAETSTLKKNEKKDIIEYIKSSNYKKIPLILGIGGNNTEDVIKKIKSINLSDFLAILSVSPYYNNPSQEGIYQHFKSIIDNTDANIIVYNVPKRTGSNVFPETVIRLANDFNRIIGIKEASGDILQSYKIIEKKPNNFSVISGDDFISLPLILGGGDGIISVIAQGFPDKVSKMIYLAKKNEAKKAFSIFYELLHMIYLIYEEGNPTGIKTFLDIIGICSSHVRLPLLSGTPDLKEKMQFLLKKLQIN; encoded by the coding sequence ATGAAAAAATTATATGGAACAGGTGTAGCGTTAGTTACTCCTTTTAAAAGGAATGGAAAGATTGATTTTAATGGAATTGGAAAAATTCTAAAATATATAGAAAATAAAGTGGATTATTTAGTAATACTAGGGACCACAGCAGAAACATCTACTTTAAAAAAAAATGAAAAAAAAGATATAATTGAATATATAAAAAGTTCAAATTATAAAAAAATTCCTTTAATATTAGGAATAGGAGGGAATAATACAGAAGATGTTATAAAAAAAATAAAAAGTATCAACTTATCAGATTTTTTAGCTATTCTTTCTGTTTCTCCTTATTATAATAATCCATCTCAAGAAGGTATATACCAACATTTTAAATCTATTATTGATAATACAGACGCCAATATCATTGTTTATAATGTTCCTAAGAGAACAGGATCTAATGTTTTTCCGGAAACGGTTATTCGTTTAGCTAATGATTTTAATAGAATTATAGGCATAAAAGAAGCCTCTGGTGATATTTTACAATCTTATAAGATAATTGAAAAAAAACCAAATAATTTTAGTGTGATATCGGGAGATGATTTTATTTCTTTACCTTTAATACTAGGAGGAGGAGATGGTATTATTTCTGTAATAGCTCAAGGATTTCCAGATAAGGTATCCAAAATGATATATTTAGCGAAAAAAAATGAAGCAAAAAAAGCTTTTTCTATTTTTTATGAACTTCTTCATATGATTTATCTTATTTATGAAGAGGGTAATCCTACCGGGATTAAGACTTTTTTGGATATTATAGGTATATGTAGTTCACATGTAAGATTGCCATTGTTAAGCGGAACTCCTGATTTAAAAGAAAAAATGCAATTTTTATTAAAAAAACTACAAATAAATTAA